From the Sanguibacter sp. HDW7 genome, the window GGTCGACCGCGGTTTCGCGTACGCGCACGACGCCCCGCTCGACATGCGCATGGACCCGACGACCGGTCCGACCGCGGCCGACGTCCTCAACACCTACGACGAGCGCGACCTCACCCGCATCCTGCGCGAGTACGGCGAGGAGCGGTTCGCCGGCAAGATCGCCCGCTCGGTCGTCCGTCGCCGCGAGGAGCGGCCGTGGACGACGAGCGCCGAGCTCGTCGACCTCGTCCGCGCGTGCATCCCGGCCGCGACGCGCAAGACCGGGGGACACCCCGCCAAGCGCACGTTCCAGGCGCTGCGCATCGAGGTCAACGGTGAGCTCGAGGTGCTCGCCCGTGCTGTCCCTGCGGCCGTCGAGGTGCTCGCGGTCGACGGCCGGATCGTCGTCGAGAGCTACCAGTCGCTCGAGGACCGGCTCGTCAAGCGCGTGCTCCAGGCGGGCGCGACGTCGTCGGCGCCTCCGGGGCTGCCGGTCGAGCCGGAGACGCACAAGCCGTACCTCGAGCTGCTCACGCGCGGCGCCGAGGACGCCGACGAGGACGAGCTCGCGAGCAACCCCCGTGCGCAGTCCGTCCGGCTGCGCGCAGCCCGACGCACCCGCCCCACCCCCGACCACCTGCGTCCGACCCGAGAGGCCACGCGATGAGCGCCCAGCAGGCCGCGGCCCGCACCGCGTACGCCCCGCGGCCGCTCGCATCCCCGACCCCGCAGCCGGCGGCGCCGAGCCGCATCCGTCTCGTGGCGAGCCCCGCGACGTCCCGCTCGCGGATCCCGTTCATCCTCCTGTGCATCGCGATGCTCGGTGCGGCGCTCGTCGCCGTGCTCCTGCTCAACACGACGATGGCGCACGGCTCCTACGAGCAGCGTGGCCTCCAGCGAGAGATCTCCCAGCTCGCGCAGGAGGAGCAGGCGCTCCTCGCGCAGATCGACGCGGCCTCCTCGCCGCACGCGCTCGCCGAGCACGCGACCCGGATGGGGATGGTCCAGGACTCGACGCCGGCGTTCGTGCGGCTCGCGGACGGCAAGGTCATCGGCGACGTCACACCGGCGCAGGCGAAGGACTGAGGTCAGGCATGAGCGAGGACCGGCGTCCGACCCGCGGCGCACCGCGGGCGGGGGACAGGCAGACGCAGGCACGGCAGGCGACGGGTCGTCCGTCCGCAGCGCGCACCGAGGCGTCGCGCTCGTCGGCACCCGGCGCGTCGGCGCGCCCGGCCGCGGGCCGGACACCGACCCCGCGCCCGGCGCAGAGCCGCACGACGGCTCAGCGGACGACGCAGCCACGGACGACGCAGCCACGGACCATGCAGCCGCAGTCAGCTGCGTCGCGCGCATCGTCGAGCACGGGCACCGACCGCACGGCAGCGGCCCGCACCACCTCGTCCCGCACGCCGCGGACCCCGGCCGTGGATCCCGCGACCGGCCGCGCTCCGTCGGCACGGGCGGCGGCGAGCCGTACGACCGCAGCGCGCGCGACCGCCCGCACCACGAGCTCCCGCACGACCTCCGGCCGAGCGTCGTCGACGGTCCGCACCGCGCGTGCCGCGTCCGTGCGCTCCGAGGGCGTCCCGCAGCGTCGTGCCGCGCGCCGTGCCCCCGAGCGTCGGCCCGCGGACCGTCGGCAGCGCCCCGCGGCAGCCCCGGCCGCCGCGTACGTGCTCCCCGCATGGCTCGGCGCGCGCACGGGCTCGCCCCACGCGCGGCAGCGCGCGCTGCTCATCGGTGTGCTGACGATCCTCTGCGTCTTCGCGGGCCGTCTCGTCTACGTCCAGGCCGTCGAGGGCCCCGACCTTGCGGCCGAGGCTCTCCAGGGGCGTCTCGTCTCGGGCGAGCTCATGCCGCGCCGTGGCGACATCCTCGACGCGGAGGGCACGGTCATGGCGACGTCGGTGACGCGCTACGACATCCTCGTCGACCAGACGCTCGTGCCCGACTGGAAGCGCTACGAGGACGGTCGGCTGTTGGGACAGGGCGCGGAGGCACTCGCCGAGGTGCTCGCCCCGATCCTCGACAGGCCTGTTGCGGAGCTTGCGGCGGACCTCGTCGGCGACCGTCGGGGCAAGTACATCGCGCGCGGCGCGCTCCCCGAGACGTGGAACGCGATCAAGGCGCTGCGCGTCCCGTTCCTCAACGCCGAGGAGACCTCCGAGCGCAAGTACCCCAACGGCAACGTCGCGGGCAACATCCTCGGCTTCGTCAACTCCGAGGGCGTCGGCTCTGCGGGCGTCGAGCAGTCCCAGGAGGGTGCGCTCAAGGGCACCCTCGGCTCCTACCTCCTCGAGCAGGACCCGCGCGGAGCGCTCATCCCGACGGGGGAGAAGGAGCGTATCGAGGCGGTCGACGGCCGCGACGTCGAGCTGACGATCATCTCCGACCTCCAGTGGAAGGCGCAGGACGCGATCGAAGAGGCGCGGCGTGCCTACGGTGCGACGTACGGGAACATCGTCGTCACGGACACGCGCACGGGCCAGGTCCTCGCGTTCGCCGAGACGAGCACGGTCGACCCGGCCGACCTCGGGAGCACGGACCCGTCGAACTGGGGTTCTCGCGCGATCTCGACCGTGTTCGAGCCCGGTTCGACCGCGAAGGTCATCACGATGGCCGCCGCGCTCGAGACGGGTGCATGGACCCCGACGTCGCAGTTCACCGTGCCCTACACGTACCTCACGGAGAACGGGCAGACGATCCGCGACTCCCACGTCCACCCCGACCAGCGGCTCACGCTCGCGGGAGTCTTCGCGGAGTCCTCGAACACGGGGACCGTGAT encodes:
- the rsmH gene encoding 16S rRNA (cytosine(1402)-N(4))-methyltransferase RsmH, which gives rise to MTHEPERETSDRHRPVLLQRCVDLLAPAFATPGSVLVDCTLGMGGHTEAVLEQVSTARVVGIDRDPQAIALASERLARFGDRFTAVHAVYDEIGEVVADLGLDGVQGVLMDLGVSSLQLDEVDRGFAYAHDAPLDMRMDPTTGPTAADVLNTYDERDLTRILREYGEERFAGKIARSVVRRREERPWTTSAELVDLVRACIPAATRKTGGHPAKRTFQALRIEVNGELEVLARAVPAAVEVLAVDGRIVVESYQSLEDRLVKRVLQAGATSSAPPGLPVEPETHKPYLELLTRGAEDADEDELASNPRAQSVRLRAARRTRPTPDHLRPTREATR
- a CDS encoding penicillin-binding protein 2, encoding MDPATGRAPSARAAASRTTAARATARTTSSRTTSGRASSTVRTARAASVRSEGVPQRRAARRAPERRPADRRQRPAAAPAAAYVLPAWLGARTGSPHARQRALLIGVLTILCVFAGRLVYVQAVEGPDLAAEALQGRLVSGELMPRRGDILDAEGTVMATSVTRYDILVDQTLVPDWKRYEDGRLLGQGAEALAEVLAPILDRPVAELAADLVGDRRGKYIARGALPETWNAIKALRVPFLNAEETSERKYPNGNVAGNILGFVNSEGVGSAGVEQSQEGALKGTLGSYLLEQDPRGALIPTGEKERIEAVDGRDVELTIISDLQWKAQDAIEEARRAYGATYGNIVVTDTRTGQVLAFAETSTVDPADLGSTDPSNWGSRAISTVFEPGSTAKVITMAAALETGAWTPTSQFTVPYTYLTENGQTIRDSHVHPDQRLTLAGVFAESSNTGTVMIGEKIPVQVRYDYLSKFGFGQKTGIGLPGESAGILHPVEKWDGRTKWNVLFGQGVAVTALQSNEVFATIANGGVRNTPRIIKGYRAEDGTYEAVKPAETTRVVSEETADTVLAMMETVVSDGTGSKAAVPGYRIAGKTGTAQAPNPLTGTYDHFVASFNGVAPADDPRIAVSVALWADKLLYGGESAAPVFADVTAFALQHLGVEPSGSKATKIPTEW